The DNA segment TCTTTTTATCTTACTGTCTTTTTGCTTCCTCTGTCATTGCtatctcctcttctctctctctctctctatcgatTTGGTTGGTGGGTGTCGACCAGTACCGATCTGTACTGTTACTCATCCAACACGCCAATCTATATAGGTATGAGACTGAAATTTTAATCCTACTGTTGTATGACATATAATAGGAAATATACCATAAAAAATTCTTTGGGGCATCTAAAGTTGTGTTAAATATCTTACCTCGGTATTGTTAAATCCTAGCCTAGACATCATAATCCTATCAAAGTTAGATTTATACAAAAACGTATAGTaataacatgaaaaaaaaaattgaaacttGTAAGGTAATAGGGAAAAAAAACTGATACTATGCTGCAAATTTTCCTGCAAAGCAGATGAGGATTTATTAGCCTTGCAAAACTTACTTTCATTATTAATTATGTTGAGAGATTGACTAATATGAGGGTTTTTTTTCTGATTTACTCTCAACCTATCTCTAATTTTATGTAAAGGAATTATGCACCTGTATCTGTTTTCACATTAGTCAATCACTTGCTAAGCTCTGGGGCACATCCTGTGTGCAGGCTATTCGAACACGGTGGGTCCATCCAAATATTAATTTGGACAACCCGGAGAAAAGTGTGGTATGTTCACATCTCTTGAATTTTCCTCTGCTGTGAGTACTGATATCTTTGTTCACATTGAAAATAACTTTCACACCTCCAGTCACAAAATCTAGCAAAAGATATACTACTACTTTTCAGTATGGTGATTAGTTTTGATGACTGTTAGATGAAAAGCCTGATCAAGCGACAGGCTTGATCATATGTTTtgtcatatgtttttttttttgtcatatgtttttttttttttttggttctttAATATTGCTAGAGATTAACTGTTGAGTTCGATTTGATTCAGGATGTGAATCTGCTAGTAGGTTCGAAAAAGGAAAGATTGGATGTGAAGGTAGCAGTATCTAATTCCTTTGGGTTCGGTGGGCACAACTCATCTATCCTGTTGGCACCTTACAAGTAATAGTGGTATGGTGGTGCTAAAAAACATGTTTGAAAATGGCAGGCCAGCATCAGATACCCCCTGTACcctagtttttcttttttctttttttgttttatcaaTTTTCCTGATATTATTATTCGCTGATTCCACATGTTTTAAGAAAGAATAGATCAGTTTTTTTCCCCCTGTAAAACAAATATTGTTTGTCATAATATTTGTTCAATCGGTATATGCGTCCGAGATGCTAAACAGTGGTGCTAAAGTTTAACTAGCACAAGCAGGGAAGGAAGCACGAACAATATGACCACATTGGAATGGTGTCAGAGACATCGGCCTATAAATCTGGTGAATGGTAAATTTCGATTCTCCTGCTGTTCCTTCATTGTTTTATTCTCGTCCTTGTGAAGTTTACTGGATGAAAGGCTTACTAGGAAAGAAGGATTAGTTGTTCCATTAATCTGACTTGCAGCCTTAAAAGAACAGTTTGTCCACCAAACTGAAAGCTGGGTGATATGGATCGACTCATTGGATCTGTTTACCTCTCACTTACTGCTCAAGAATTTGCCATCTTACAACTGGTACTTGGTACGTGGATGCATCATGTACCATTTTGGCACCAGTCTTCGTATATTGTTTGGAATGGCATCTTCTTAAGTGACAATGTCATCCTACTTCTTATCCTTTTGGAATCagtggtggtggcggcggtggcagcgGCAATGGCACACCCTCCGTGAGACGCTCTTTTTTTTCGTGATCTTGCATTCAAGATCCGATGAGTTCATCGTTAGCTAATTTGTGGTGTTATCGGTCATGCGACTTGCAACTTCCAATGGTTTATACTAACCTCTCTTGGGAACTGAAAGGGGAGACGTTGTTGTATTTAGTCGATATGTCATTCTCATCGCTTCCATCGTTTGATGTCTCCGCTTAATCGACATATGGACATACTTTGTTGATGCCCCAAATATCTTTCAaaaatatgatgaacttaaaaaagtcatagaaaaaaattataaaatagaaaAACGTAAAACTAAAACTTAATCACTCAACTAATTCAGGCTCTATCTTTATCTCTTTTTTATTCTGCATCATACAATCTATCTGCAATAGTCATCCATGCTCTCCGCCTATCTTTGATCAATCATAAAATTCTCATCTCTCTCGAACCATTCTTTAAATACGAAATCCATTGGATCAACATAACCATCTACCCAACTATTTAACTTTTTCAGTATAAAAAATTTATCGGGTTTTTATAACTTTTGTATCTTGAAACGATTATAAATATCTTTGATAACTGACATCATAGATTCTTCTTTTCATACGAAACTAAAAATTGCTTCTAAttcaataaaatcatcatttgttctAATAAAATCAATACTATCCCCATCTTAAtctgaatattattattattttttatataattctaaTATCTAAAAGAATTGACATACCTGCAGATAAAAAGGAGCAAACATAAGCACATACGGTAAACCGAACAACAGAGCTTGGAGCAAGTGTCGACCACCGTGAAAGCAAACAGAAGCCACCATGCATGCATATCCCATGCGTTAGCTTTGGAACCCTAGCTGCCTTCCGGATACCGGTCGACGCAGTCGAGCCAGGggctcctgttcggcctccggacTCGCCGTGTCGCCTTCCACACCGCGCTGTTGCACTTGAACCCGGAACCGAACGCGATCTGCCACACCCGGTCGCCACCACGCACTCGGCCTTTGGCTTCCAGGTACGCAAGCTCATACCAGATGCTGCTGCTCGACGTGTTGCCGAAGCGGTGGAGGGTCGCAAGGGAGGCCTCCATGTGGCGGTCTTCGAGCCGCAGATTCTTCTGAAGCGCGTCCAGCACCGCCTTGCTCCCGGCGTGGACGCACAAGTGCTCGAAGGCGAGCTTGTACTCGGCGATGTAAGGCTTGGTGCCAGCGGAGTCGGCGGTCTTCCTGGGGAGGAGGTGACGATAGAAAAGGGTGGCGAAGAAGAGGAGTTGCTCGGAGAAAGGGATGACGCGGGGGGCGAAGGTGGTGATGTGGGCCTTGAGTGCATGGCCTCCCACCTCCATGAGGTCACGGCTGATGCAGAGGCACTTCTTTCTTTCCTCGTCCTCCTCTTGATACACGCACCTTGAGGAAGAAATCATAGGATCTGTCACCGACCCAGTTATGGTATCTCTGCAACCAAGTACTAATTCACCAACTCAGTCGTGTAATCACCTGAAGCTCCGGCCGTCGGCGCCCTTGTGGGTCCTCACGATGTGCTCGAGTCGGTACTTGGCCCGGCGGAAGTCTCGCCTGCGGTTGGAGAGCAGGACCGCGGAGCACCCCATGCGGAAGAAGCAGTTCGGTATGAGCATCGACCGATTGCGGCCGGTGTACCAGGTGAAGGACACTGCCTCGGTGCTCACCACGACGGCGTAGCTGCTGGGATTGGCCCGCAGCATGTCGCGGGCCAAGTCGAGCGCGATCACGCCGGCACTGCACCCCATCCCGCCGAGGTTGTAGCTCAGTATGTTGCTCCTCATCTTGTAGTGGTTCAAGATCATGGCCGAGAGTGACGGCGTGGGGTTGAAGAGGCTGCAGTTGACGACGAGGATGCCGACGTCCTTCGGCCGGACGCGGCACTTGTCGAAGAGCTCGTCGAGGGCGCTGATCATGGCCGTGGAGGCCTCGGCGCGGCCTTCTGTCATGGTGGCGCAGTTGCCTGGAGAGAATATGGACTTGGGGACATAGGTCTCATCGCCGATGCCGGAGGACTTCAAGATCCGGGATTGAAACGTTAGGCTCTCCTCGTTGAACTTGCCGGACTTCCTCGCCAGCTCTATGAACTCCTCGTTGGacacctgagagagagagagagagagagagagagagagagagagagaagcatagCAGCTTAGGATATCAACATTGACCACCATGAACGCGGGCGTGCAGTTCACTACCTTCAGATCGTCGGAGGGGCGGTAGCAGGCGAAGTCGAGGAGGTAGATGGGCCTCGGCTTCCACATGAAGTAGACGGCGACGGTGAACGCGAGCGCAACAAGGAAAGCTAGCTGGGTGGGGAGATCGTAGCTCGTCTCCTCCCACGCCTTCCTCCACAGCGCCTCTCTGCTCAGACTTCCCACCACGGCGAGCAGAGGTACGGTAGCCCAGTACACGGCATGGCCGATAAGGTTGCGGTAGCCCAGCTTAACGTAATTCAGGTTCACCGACTGAAGGAAGTCCGGCAGCCTCCGCCGCACACGGACCGAGAAGGTGGGTGAACCGGCGTCGGGGCCGGAGGACTCGATTCCGTGGTTCACGATCTCTGCCGACAGGAGCGCGTGCTCGCCGGCCATCTCTCTTCTCTAGAGAAGCAAAAAGAGCTTAGCTCGTGGATTGTGTGATTACGGAGCGAAAACGATTATATATAAAAGGGGGAGGTGGGTGAGGAACAGCTGGTGTTTGCACCAACCAAAACCGAAAGAGAGTGTAGCTGAACCACCAGACTTCCCAACGATCGAATTAAGGTGACCTGTCTGAGAATAATTGCTTTTCCAGTGGAAGTGTGAATTAAGAAGGTGAACCACCATAATTTCTTTAGAGGTTGGATGGCTATACTAACTTCCAGCCACTAGTTTTCTGGGCCTGTTGGAATCGACCCTTTGAACCACCAAGTTATCCAACATTTTAGCCCTTCATGTACGTGATTGTACTTTATATTATGTGTAGGCAAATCATCCCTCACAGTAAAATGGAGGAAACAAACATATAGTACAGTTAATTACAATGAAAACAAAGTAAAATGTGAAAAAATAATGGCTCAGAAACTTATGAAAGCAGTAGATattggcataaaaaaaaaaaaaaaaaccatgcaaTAGATCGGTAGCGAAACTTGATTCTGAACAAGATCTCACCTCTCTTTTACCTTTTACCTATTTGCCTTGTCTAACAAAACCATTTATGTTCTTAATGATATCATGGGAATAAGACCCGTCAACAATATTTAGACACCAAAGGAAATGCTATCATTTTGAGAAAGAATAAATAAAAGTTTAGCAGAATCTTCTTACTTGGTGCGAATGATTCTTGAATTCTTGCTCTCTCTCGGACCGTGCAATGGAGTGCAAAGAAGAGATAATTTGCATACTCCGATTCATGTCCATTCCGAAGTTCAGTTCTCCGCTCAACCAGCAACAATGAACATCTCTTAATCATTCTGATTCCACACCCTATTTTCCAGCTCACATCATTGAAGCAAAAAGGGCCTGTGTAAGAACTATTATTTGTTTAGTCGACCAGAGTTAGCAATTAAGTGCATACCATAAGTAggcataaaaaaatatcatgcatATCTTGGCAAAAATCATGCAGCATAATTAAAACAATGATCGGCTTGAGGATTTTTAGTTTGTTACAGGATGCACAATCACTCTGAGATAAATATGAACCAATCATGTCCTGGCAAAAACTTGTATAATTTGGAACAAATATAGCCTTGAGGATTTTAGTTTGTTACAAGATGCACAACATATGTGAGACAGAAGACAAGCACAACATCTCGGATAATTTGAAacattataattcatttattatCACAAAACCAGCATATCAATTAAAATTTCAGACAAGACGCCACCAATAAATCATGCATTCAGCATGAAGAACTAACCTTAAGTACTCAATCTTCATATGCCTCCTTTACCTCTCCGACATCCATCTCGGATTCATCTATAATGGAAGAATCATCCATCGTACCAAAGATCTCTCCATCCTCAACTTCCATCAAACTACTTCTATTGTCATGATTCCCCTCGATCAAATCATCCTTAGAATCAGAGAAATCACTATAATTGTttattctcttcctcctccctctataACCAGTAAGTCTGAGAATTTTTTCCTTCCAAAGCACCAAAGGGCATTTGTCTATCAACTCCGAACGATCATATGCTTCTGTCAGAAAGACACTAAACCGCTTACCCCTTTCAGAAACGTAAAAAATGCCAAAGTGTTTCAGAAGAAGCCGCATTAGCTTTTGAGGCATTACAAATTCCCTCCGAAAGTGCGTGAGGTGATCGGTGACAAGCCTCTTTTCAATGGTAAAACTCAATATCTCATGCATAATGGCTACTGCCCTTTTATCAAACTCCTGTGATCCAGGCATTAGTCCTCTTGCTTCAGCATAAGGTGACAGGTATGACCTCTTCTGAAAATGCTCAATTCGTCCACCATGTCTAAAGACCTTACCATAGTTTGGTGGAAACTTCATTGGAAAAGGCAGACAAAGAACTCCAGGCTCCCCTGGTGACTCTGAGATAATTCCTGTTGCCACAGCTTTCTTCTCTATCTCTGTAACCGCCCAAGAAGGGTTCCATGACGTGAGTTGCAAATACTCATCATCTTCTATTCTCCTGACTTTGAAGTGTTCAGGGAACATATGAATCCACTTCGTCCTGAAATCATACGGAAG comes from the Musa acuminata AAA Group cultivar baxijiao chromosome BXJ1-10, Cavendish_Baxijiao_AAA, whole genome shotgun sequence genome and includes:
- the LOC103968503 gene encoding 3-ketoacyl-CoA synthase 10 isoform X2 codes for the protein MAGEHALLSAEIVNHGIESSGPDAGSPTFSVRVRRRLPDFLQSVNLNYVKLGYRNLIGHAVYWATVPLLAVVGSLSREALWRKAWEETSYDLPTQLAFLVALAFTVAVYFMWKPRPIYLLDFACYRPSDDLKVSNEEFIELARKSGKFNEESLTFQSRILKSSGIGDETYVPKSIFSPGNCATMTEGRAEASTAMISALDELFDKCRVRPKDVGILVVNCSLFNPTPSLSAMILNHYKMRSNILSYNLGGMGCSAGVIALDLARDMLRANPSSYAVVVSTEAVSFTWYTGRNRSMLIPNCFFRMGCSAVLLSNRRRDFRRAKYRLEHIVRTHKGADGRSFRCVYQEEDEERKKCLCISRDLMEVGGHALKAHITTFAPRVIPFSEQLLFFATLFYRHLLPRKTADSAGTKPYIAEYKLAFEHLCVHAGSKAVLDALQKNLRLEDRHMEASLATLHRFGNTSSSSIWYELAYLEAKGRVRGGDRVWQIAFGSGFKCNSAVWKATRRVRRPNRSPWLDCVDRYPEGS
- the LOC103968503 gene encoding 3-ketoacyl-CoA synthase 10 isoform X1 translates to MDMNRSMQIISSLHSIARSEREQEFKNHSHQRREMAGEHALLSAEIVNHGIESSGPDAGSPTFSVRVRRRLPDFLQSVNLNYVKLGYRNLIGHAVYWATVPLLAVVGSLSREALWRKAWEETSYDLPTQLAFLVALAFTVAVYFMWKPRPIYLLDFACYRPSDDLKVSNEEFIELARKSGKFNEESLTFQSRILKSSGIGDETYVPKSIFSPGNCATMTEGRAEASTAMISALDELFDKCRVRPKDVGILVVNCSLFNPTPSLSAMILNHYKMRSNILSYNLGGMGCSAGVIALDLARDMLRANPSSYAVVVSTEAVSFTWYTGRNRSMLIPNCFFRMGCSAVLLSNRRRDFRRAKYRLEHIVRTHKGADGRSFRCVYQEEDEERKKCLCISRDLMEVGGHALKAHITTFAPRVIPFSEQLLFFATLFYRHLLPRKTADSAGTKPYIAEYKLAFEHLCVHAGSKAVLDALQKNLRLEDRHMEASLATLHRFGNTSSSSIWYELAYLEAKGRVRGGDRVWQIAFGSGFKCNSAVWKATRRVRRPNRSPWLDCVDRYPEGS
- the LOC103968504 gene encoding protein WHAT'S THIS FACTOR 1, chloroplastic; protein product: MSGRGASDVLRLASVGRRLLLHVFGDSVSCSTVSTGRGAFSPDWLYSALQKRSMAKSRRVQDRSKKKRVHDLEVVTECWKVASKVLVIMEVLKKEPEQVIPLKRLEQYRQQISLSKPHKVEDFIRKSPKLFEIYRDKKGVLWCGLTEQAEELVEEEARLLEEHSEKAVEHVTRLLMMSVDKRLPVDKIVHFRRDMGLPYDFRTKWIHMFPEHFKVRRIEDDEYLQLTSWNPSWAVTEIEKKAVATGIISESPGEPGVLCLPFPMKFPPNYGKVFRHGGRIEHFQKRSYLSPYAEARGLMPGSQEFDKRAVAIMHEILSFTIEKRLVTDHLTHFRREFVMPQKLMRLLLKHFGIFYVSERGKRFSVFLTEAYDRSELIDKCPLVLWKEKILRLTGYRGRRKRINNYSDFSDSKDDLIEGNHDNRSSLMEVEDGEIFGTMDDSSIIDESEMDVGEVKEAYED